The Natrinema salaciae genome includes a window with the following:
- a CDS encoding DMT family transporter, with protein MVSRRTAAFFALSSLLFGGTFVAAKAGLAYFPPLLFVALRFDVAAVVMLAYVGLTSSRSELLPRTRGDVGGILATGVLAIGLTNALLFVGQGYVSSAVASIVYSLNPIMTPVFAALLLSDERLSPRGVAGMGLGLLGVGLVVSPDPANLLGGAVGKGILFVGAIAAALGAVLIRRADSDLSSTVRVAWGLPFAAALCHLLAWTGGESMAAIAWSTEAVLALGYVSIFAGVLAYIAYFGLIDAAGAIRANLIFYVVPVVSTLGGWALLDETIDAPAVAGFLTIFAGFAVLGSKSIDVRSRLPRLPADPPLSDDESAVREEPRGYRSD; from the coding sequence ATGGTCTCTCGTCGCACCGCCGCCTTCTTCGCCCTCTCGAGTCTGCTCTTCGGCGGCACGTTCGTCGCCGCGAAGGCCGGCCTCGCGTATTTCCCGCCGCTGCTGTTCGTGGCGCTTCGGTTCGACGTCGCGGCCGTCGTCATGCTGGCGTACGTCGGGCTGACGTCGTCGCGGTCCGAACTGCTCCCGCGGACCCGCGGCGACGTCGGCGGGATCCTCGCGACCGGGGTGCTCGCGATCGGCCTGACGAACGCCTTGCTGTTCGTCGGGCAAGGGTACGTCTCCAGCGCCGTCGCCTCGATCGTCTACAGTCTCAACCCCATCATGACGCCGGTGTTCGCCGCGCTCTTGCTCTCCGACGAGCGGCTCTCCCCCCGCGGCGTGGCGGGCATGGGACTCGGTCTGCTCGGCGTCGGCCTCGTGGTCAGTCCCGATCCCGCGAACCTGCTCGGCGGGGCCGTCGGCAAGGGAATCCTCTTCGTCGGCGCGATCGCCGCCGCGCTCGGCGCAGTACTGATCCGGCGTGCCGACAGCGACCTCTCGAGCACGGTCCGCGTCGCCTGGGGGCTGCCCTTCGCCGCGGCGCTGTGTCACCTGCTGGCCTGGACGGGCGGCGAATCGATGGCGGCGATCGCGTGGTCCACCGAGGCGGTCCTGGCGCTTGGCTACGTCAGCATCTTCGCGGGCGTCCTCGCGTACATCGCCTACTTCGGCCTCATCGACGCGGCCGGTGCGATCCGCGCGAACCTGATCTTCTACGTCGTGCCCGTCGTCTCGACGCTCGGCGGGTGGGCGCTGCTCGACGAGACGATCGACGCGCCGGCCGTCGCCGGCTTCCTGACCATCTTCGCCGGCTTCGCAGTGCTCGGGAGCAAATCCATCGACGTCCGTTCGCGGCTCCCGCGTCTGCCGGCCGACCCGCCGCTCTCCGACGACGAGTCGGCGGTCAGGGAGGAACCCCGCGGCTACCGCTCCGACTGA
- the pth2 gene encoding peptidyl-tRNA hydrolase Pth2: MKQAIVARTDIGMGQGKLAAQVAHASLSAYEKADSQLRDQWKQGGQKKVVLKGESERQLYELSEIAERDGIPTAVVRDAGHTQLEPGTVTALAVGPAADDRVDSVTGDLSLF, translated from the coding sequence ATGAAACAGGCCATCGTCGCCCGCACCGACATCGGCATGGGACAGGGAAAGCTCGCCGCGCAGGTCGCTCACGCGTCGCTGTCGGCCTACGAGAAGGCCGACAGCCAGTTGCGGGACCAGTGGAAGCAGGGCGGGCAGAAGAAAGTCGTCCTGAAAGGCGAGAGCGAGCGCCAACTCTACGAACTCTCGGAGATCGCCGAGCGAGACGGGATCCCCACCGCCGTCGTCCGGGACGCCGGTCACACCCAACTCGAGCCCGGGACCGTCACCGCGCTGGCCGTCGGGCCGGCGGCGGACGACCGCGTCGATAGCGTCACCGGCGATCTCTCCCTGTTCTAG
- the dcd gene encoding dCTP deaminase encodes MILSDADILERLEAGDLVVDPLDDPELQIQPASVDLRLGREFLEFQRTNIPCIHPNSEQEVDEYVTETVVDDGDDFILHPGDFVLGTTHERVEIPADLIAHVEGRSSLGRLAVVVHATAGLCDPGYRGQITLELSNLGSAPVALTPGMRISQLTFTELKTAAERPYGSDRGSKYQDQDGPQASRIQSDDEFGGDQLEREE; translated from the coding sequence ATGATCCTCTCCGACGCGGACATCCTCGAGCGCCTCGAGGCCGGCGACCTCGTCGTCGATCCCCTCGACGACCCGGAACTGCAGATTCAGCCCGCGAGCGTCGACCTCCGGCTGGGACGGGAGTTCCTCGAGTTCCAGCGGACGAACATCCCCTGCATTCACCCGAACTCCGAGCAGGAGGTCGACGAGTACGTCACCGAAACAGTCGTCGACGACGGCGACGACTTCATTCTCCACCCGGGAGACTTCGTCCTCGGGACGACCCACGAGCGCGTCGAGATTCCGGCGGACCTGATCGCCCACGTCGAGGGCCGGTCGTCGCTGGGACGGCTCGCGGTCGTCGTCCACGCCACGGCCGGGCTGTGCGATCCCGGCTACCGCGGCCAGATCACGCTCGAACTCTCGAACCTCGGCTCCGCACCGGTCGCGCTCACGCCCGGCATGCGCATCTCGCAGCTCACGTTTACCGAGCTCAAAACGGCCGCGGAGCGGCCCTACGGGAGCGATCGCGGCTCGAAATATCAGGATCAGGACGGTCCCCAGGCCTCGCGCATCCAGAGCGACGACGAGTTCGGGGGCGATCAGCTCGAGCGCGAGGAGTGA